The following are encoded together in the Panthera leo isolate Ple1 chromosome B4, P.leo_Ple1_pat1.1, whole genome shotgun sequence genome:
- the ATG101 gene encoding autophagy-related protein 101 translates to MNCRSEVLEVSVEGRQVEEAMLAVLHTVLLHRSTGKFHYKKEGTYSIGTVGTQDVDCDFIDFTYVRVSSEELDRALRKVVGEFKDALRNSGGDGLGQMSLEFYQKKKSRWPFSDECIPWEVWTVKVHVVALATEQERQICREKVGEKLCEKIINIVEVMNRHEYLPKMPTQSEVDNVFDTGLRDVQPYLYKISFQITDALGTSVTTTMRRLIKDTLAL, encoded by the exons ATGAACTGTCGCTCGGAGGTGCTGGAGGTGTCGGTGGAAGGGCGGCAGGTGGAGGAGGCCATGCTGGCCGTGCTGCACACCGTGCTCCTGCACCGCAGCACGGGCAAGTTCCACTACAAGAAGGAGGGCACCTACTCCATCGGCACCGTGGGCACCCAGGATGTGGACTGTGACTTCATCGACTTCACCTACGTGCGCGTCTCCTCTGAGGAGCTGGACCGTGCCCTGCGCAAGGTTGTCGGGGAATTCAAG gatGCACTGCGCAACTCTGGGGGTGATGGGCTGGGGCAGATGTCCCTGGAGTTCTATCAGAAGAAGAAGTCTCGCTGGCCTTTCTCAGACGAATGCATCCCCTGGGAGGTGTGGACGGTCAAGGTGCACGTGGTAGCTCTGGCCACAGAGCAGGAGCGGCAGATCTGCCGGGAGAAGGTGGGTGAGAAGCTCTGTGAGAAGATCATCAACATCGTGGAGGTGATGAACCGGCACGAGTACCTGCCCAAGATGCCCACGCAGTCGGAGGTGGACAACGTGTTTGACACAGGCTTGCGGGACGTGCAGCCCTACCTCTACAAGATTTCCTTCCAGATCACTGATGCCCTGGGCACCTCGGTCACCACGACCATGCGCAGGCTCATCAAAGACACCCTTGCCCTCTAG
- the SMIM41 gene encoding small integral membrane protein 41 produces the protein MLSARWSLQRLGSAPRGPPLRSPARPACWLGLPHIWPFRAHLGSRRLSMNGSGAGAAAPATWLSSCCNQSGVLPEPPEGPPVVQAAVLGVLSLLVLCGVLFLGGGLLLRAEGLTAMVLRERRASREAESSGAGRGDDDDS, from the coding sequence ATGCTCAGCGCCCGATGGAGCCTACAGCGCCTGGGATCCGCCCCTCGGGGACCTCCCCTACGCAGCCCGGCGAGGCCCGCCTGCTGGCTTGGGCTCCCGCACATCTGGCCCTTCCGCGCACATCTGGGCAGTCGGCGTCTCAGCATGAACGGCTCTGGGGCGGGCGCCGCGGCCCCAGCCACTTGGCTGAGCTCCTGCTGCAACCAGTCGGGGGTGCTGCCCGAGCCCCCCGAGGGGCCTCCCGTCGTGCAGGCGGCGGTGCTGGGCGTGCTGTCACTGCTCGTGCTCTGCGGGGTCCTGTTCCTGGGCGGTGGCCTCCTCCTGCGTGCGGAGGGCCTGACGGCGATGGTGCTCCGCGAGCGGCGCGCGTCCCGCGAGGCCGAGTCCAGCGGCGCCGGCCGAGGCGACGACGACGACTCCTAG